From the genome of Vicia villosa cultivar HV-30 ecotype Madison, WI linkage group LG2, Vvil1.0, whole genome shotgun sequence, one region includes:
- the LOC131653020 gene encoding ABC transporter C family member 10-like codes for MGDLWSLICEDCGFTENGGKPFCYDLKLLKDPSSCISHVLVVCLDVFLLITLSFIMILKSSSRPFRSLVRHSNLQLVSAITNGFLGFLHLSLGVWVLEEKLRKTHKVFPLDAWFLDLFHGFVWLSVSLTVSLQVKQLSRAWLWMFSVLIFFVSGILCALSMSYAIGSRKLSLEAAIDVLSFPGATLLMLCTYKACTWEDVDREIGERLYAPLNSQFNEFDTVGNVTPFSKAGFFSKSLFWWLNPFMKRGQEKTLLDGDIPELRETDRAESCYLSFVEQLNKQSQHEPSSHSSVLWTIIMCHRREILITGFFALLKVLTLSSGPLLLNEFILVAEGKKSFKYEGCVLAISLFFIKIIESLSQRQWYFRSRLVGMKVRSLLTAVIYKKILRLSNSARLVHSSGEIMNYMTVDVYRIGEFPFWFHKTWTTILQLSIALVILFQAIGLATIASLAVIVLTVICNTPLAKLQHKFQSKLMVAQDERLKASSEALVNMKVLKLYAWETHFKNIVDYLRNVELKLLSDVQIRRTYHMFFFWTSPILVSAASFMACYFLNVPLNASNVFTFVATLRLVQDPISNISDVIAVIIQAKVAFARIVNFLDAPELQSEKCRKMCFNDNLKDPISIKCADFSWEDNKSKPTLTNINLDVRHGQKVAICGEVGSGKSTLLATVLGEVSKTKGTIDVHGKFAYVSQTAWIQTGTVRKNILFGSELDDQRYQETLQRSSLVKDIELFPYGDLTEIGERGVNLSGGQKQRIQLARALYQNADIYLLDDPFSAVDAHTAKNMFNDYIMEGLKGKTVLLVTHQVDFLPAFDSILLMSYGDILHAGPYHQLLTSSKEFNDLVNAHKETAVSDQFVSASFSQKHSSSINSMQASALKQYKEPNENQLIQQEVREKGDTGLKPYFQYLNRMKGYILFIVASLCHLIFVVCQILQNSWMAASVDNPLVSTLQLILVYFLIGAFSSVFLFIRCLLVVTLGLQSSKDLFSQLMNSLIRAPMSFYDSTPLGRVLSRVTSDMSIVDLDIPFSLTFAVAGTIALYFDLIVLAVVTWQVLIVAIPMVYVAIRMQRYYFATAKEVMRLNGTTKSSLANHVAETVAGAVTIRAFEEEDRSFEKSLNLVDDNASAFFHSFASNEWLIQRLETISAVVLAAATICLVMLPPGTFPSGIIGMALSYGLSLNGALVFSIQNQCTLANRIISVERLNQYMHIQSEAEEIVEGNRPPLNWPIAGKVEINELKIRYRHGGPLVLHGITCTFKAGHKIGIVGRTGSGKSTLIGALFRLVEPAGGKVVVDGIDISSIGLHDLRSRFGIIPQDPTLFNGTVRFNLDPLTQHTDQEIWEVLGKCQLREVVQGKEEGLNCSVVEDGSNWSMGQRQLFCLGRALLRRSRILVLDEATASIDNSTDLIVQKTIRAEFSDCTVITVAHRIPTVMDCTMVLAISDGKLAEYDEPMSLMKREESMFRQLVKEYWSHFQSAESH; via the exons ATGGGGGATCTTTGGAGCTTGATTTGTGAGGACTGTGGTTTTACTGAGAATGGAGGAAAACCTTTCTGTTATGatttaaaacttttgaaagaTCCTTCCTCATGCATCAGCCATGTGTTGGTAGTTTGCTTAGATGTGTTCCTGCTAATCACGTTATCATTCATCATGATCCTGAAGTCTTCATCGAGACCCTTTAGGAGTCTAGTAAGACATTCAAACTTGCAGTTAGTTTCTGCCATAACCAATGGCTTTCTTGGGTTTTTGCATTTATCCTTAGGAGTTTGGGTTTTAGAAGAGAAGTTAAGGAAAACACACAAAGTCTTTCCTCTTGACGCATGGTTTCTAGACCTCTTTCATGGATTCGTATGGTTGTCAGTAAGTTTAACTGTAAGTCTTCAGGTAAAACAACTCTCAAGAGCATGGTTGTGGATGTTTTCTGTTCTCATATTCTTTGTTTCTGGTATATTATGTGCTTTATCCATGTCTTATGCAATTGGCAGCAGAAAATTGTCCCTCGAGGCAGCTATAGATGTTCTATCTTTTCCAGGAGCAACTTTACTGATGTTATGCACATACAAAGCATGTACATGGGAAGATGTTGACAGAGAAATTGGTGAAAGACTTTATGCTCCTTTAAATAGTCAGTTCAATGAATTTGATACTGTTGGCAATGTAACCCCGTTTTCCAAAGCTGGATTCTTTAGTAAGAGTTTGTTTTGGTGGTTGAATCCATTTATGAAAAGGGGTCAAGAGAAGACACTTCTTGATGGGGATATCCCAGAGTTAAGAGAGACTGACAGAGCAGAAAGTTGTTATCTGTCATTTGTAGAACAGTTAAACAAACAAAGTCAACATGAACCATCATCACATTCTTCCGTTTTATGGACAATAATTATGTGCCACCGAAGAGAGATTTTGATAACAGGATTCTTTGCTTTGCTCAAGGTACTCACTCTATCTTCTGGTCCCCTACTTCTGAATGAATTTATATTGGTTGCTGAAGGTAAGAAAAGTTTCAAATATGAAGGTTGTGTATTGGCTATATCACTCTTCTTTATAAAGATTATAGAATCCCTATCACAAAGACAATGGTATTTCCGCAGTAGACTTGTTGGAATGAAAGTTAGGTCACTACTTACTGCAGTCATTTACAAAAAAATCCTAAGGCTATCCAATTCTGCTAGATTGGTTCACTCTAGTGGTGAGATAATGAATTATATGACAGTAGACGTTTATAGAATTGGAGAATTTCCATTTTGGTTTCACAAGACTTGGACAACAATTCTTCAACTAAGTATTGCATTAGTAATTCTTTTCCAAGCAATTGGACTAGCAACAATAGCCTCATTGGCGGTAATAGTTCTCACTGTGATTTGCAACACTCCACTGGCGAAGTTACAACACAAGTTTCAAAGCAAACTCATGGTAGCACAAGATGAGAGGTTAAAGGCTAGTTCAGAGGCTCTTGTGAATATGAAAGTGCTTAAGCTATATGCATGGGAaacacattttaaaaatattgtagATTACTTAAGAAATGTGGAACTCAAATTGTTATCTGATGTGCAAATTAGAAGAACATACCATATGTTTTTCTTTTGGACCTCGCCGATATTGGTGTCTGCTGCTTCTTTTATGGCATGTTACTTCTTGAATGTTCCTTTGAATGCTAGTAACGTTTTCACTTTTGTGGCAACTTTGCGCCTTGTTCAAGATCCGATTTCAAACATCTCGGATGTTATTGCAGTGATCATTCAGGCAAAAGTTGCCTTTGCTCGGATCGTTAATTTCCTTGATGCTCCAGAACTGCAGAGTGAAAAGTGCAGGAAAATGTGCTTTAATGACAACCTCAAAGACCCAATTTCAATCAAATGTGCAGATTTTTCATGGGAAGATAATAAATCAAAGCCAACACTAACAAACATAAACTTGGACGTTAGACATGGACAAAAGGTGGCAATTTGTGGAGAAGTTGGCTCGGGCAAATCAACCCTCTTGGCAACAGTTCTTGGAGAAGTTTCTAAAACAAAGGGAACT ATTGATGTTCATGGGAAGTTTGCATATGTTTCTCAAACAGCATGGATACAAACAGGCACGGTacggaaaaatattttatttggatCTGAGTTGGATGATCAAAGATATCAAGAAACACTTCAGAGATCTTCACTGGTAAAGGACATCGAGTTGTTTCCCTATGGGGACCTAACTGAAATAGGTGAGAGAGGAGTTAATTTAAGTGGAGGACAAAAGCAACGAATTCAACTTGCACGTGCTCTTTATCAGAATGCTGATATATATCTACTGGATGATCCATTTAGTGCTGTTGATGCACATACTGCAAAAAATATGTTTAAT GACTACATCATGGAAGGACTCAAAGGGAAAACAGTCTTACTCGTGACTCATCAAGTCGACTTCCTCCCAGCATTTGATTCTATTTTG tTGATGTCCTATGGGGACATCCTACACGCTGGTCCATATCACCAGCTATTGACCTCAAGCAAGGAATTTAATGACCTTGTCAATGCACACAAAGAGACCGCTGTTTCTGACCAATTTGTGAGTGCTAGTTTTTCCCAGAAACATTCATCTTCCATAAATAGTATGCAAGCTTCCGCATTAAAGCAGTACAAAGAACCAAATGAAAATCAATTAATTCAGCAAGAAGTGAGAGAGAAAGGAGACACGGGATTGAAACCTTACTTCCAATATTTGAATCGAATGAAAGGCTATATATTATTCATTGTGGCTTCTCTTTGTCACCTAATATTTGTGGTTTGTCAGATATTGCAAAATTCATGGATGGCTGCTAGTGTTGACAATCCTCTTGTCAGCACATTGCAACTGATTTTAGTTTATTTCTTAATTGGTGCTTTTTCATCAGTTTTCCTGTTCATCAGATGTCTACTTGTAGTTACTTTGGGTCTTCAATCATCAAAAGATTTATTTTCACAATTGATGAACTCCCTCATCCGTGCACCCATGTCATTTTATGACTCTACACCATTGGGAAGGGTACTTAGTAGG GTTACATCTGATATGAGTATAGTGGATCTTGACATTCCATTTAGCCTCACTTTTGCTGTGGCGGGCACTATAGCTCTTTATTTTGATCTTATAGTTTTGGCAGTTGTCACATGGCAAGTCTTGATAGTGGCTATACCAATGGTTTATGTTGCTATTCGTATGCAG AGATACTACTTTGCCACAGCAAAAGAAGTAATGCGGTTGAATGGCACAACAAAATCCTCTTTAGCAAATCATGTAGCCGAAACTGTGGCTGGAGCTGtaacaattagggcttttgaggaGGAAGATCGTTCTTTTGAGAAGAGTCTTAATCTAGTTGACGATAATGCTAGTGCTTTTTTTCATAGTTTTGCCTCAAACGAATGGTTGATCCAACGGTTAGAAACAATCAGTGCAGTTGTTCTCGCCGCTGCAACAATTTGCCTAGTTATGCTGCCCCCTGGAACTTTCCCCTCAG GAATTATTGGCATGGCTCTATCTTATGGCCTATCACTAAACGGtgctttagtattttcaattcaaaatcaatGCACTCTTGCTAATCGCATAATATCAGTAGAGAGGCTAAATCAATATATGCATATACAAAGTGAGGCCGAAGAAATAGTAGAAGGAAATCGTCCTCCTTTAAATTGGCCAATTGCAGGAAAAGTAGAAATAAATGAATTGAAG ATACGATACAGACATGGTGGACCACTTGTTCTTCATGGGATCACATGCACATTTAAAGCCGGTCACAAGATTGGTATTGTTGGCAGAACAGGCAGTGGGAAGTCCACTCTTATTGGTGCTTTATTTCGTCTTGTGGAACCAGCCGGAGGAAAAGTTGTAGTTGATGGCATAGACATCTCATCTATTGGCCTACATGATTTGAGGTCACGTTTTGGGATTATACCTCAAGATCCTACCCTTTTTAATGGGACAGTAAGATTTAACTTGGACCCTTTAACTCAACACACTGATCAAGAGATATGGGAG GTTCTTGGGAAGTGTCAATTGCGAGAAGTAGTCCAAGGAAAAGAAGAGGGCTTAAACTGTTCAG TTGTTGAAGATGGATCAAACTGGAGCATGGGACAAAGACAATTATTTTGTTTGGGACGTGCTCTACTGAGGAGAAGTAGGATATTAGTATTGGACGAAGCAACTGCATCAATTGATAATTCTACTGACCTGATTGTGCAGAAAACCATTAGGGCTGAGTTTTCAGATTGTACGGTGATCACAGTAGCACATAGGATACCAACTGTGATGGATTGCACTATGGTTCTTGCTATAAGTGATG GAAAATTGGCGGAGTATGATGAGCCAATGAGCTTGATGAAGAGAGAAGAATCGATGTTCAGGCAACTTGTCAAGGAATACTGGTCCCATTTTCAGTCTGCAGAATCACATTGA